A genomic segment from Helicobacter sp. 12S02232-10 encodes:
- the infB gene encoding translation initiation factor IF-2 codes for MAKVRLTEIATEAGKSSKEVLEKAKEMGLNVKTVSSGLSDEEAAYLYEYITTGVNNHSKNISKAKVVKEVKKSQVKETKTSVKETKTKKNFEETSESKASETEPQPQESVTLEETKPIVEKIVTQIQTGVARRTGIRIVKKGNDEKTPAVTESKKYQYAPSAQEMLEELRNEQEKGTKKSKKPLKPKIHNTHKIKEHKIDLLSDRDLKEVDAYDEEQNEIMLFDLHQQDIRDEEEENQVKQAITDRIKVHKKNPWMSDGSIKRSTKRRRPPKQEALVKVAQSVISIPEEIRVYEFADIAGRSLAEVVKVLFNLGMMVTKNDFLDRDAIEILADEFKIEVSIQDTSGELEYVEQQQVSDTLKERPPVVTIMGHVDHGKTSLLDKIRDTRVAGGEAGGITQHIGAYMVEKNGKMISFIDTPGHEAFSQMRSRGAQVTDIAIIVIAADDGVKQQTIEAFNHAKSAGVQIIVAMNKMDKENANPDKLKAECAELGFNPIDWGGEYEFIPISARSGEGIDRLLETILIQAEVMELKADPYASPRAVILEGSVEKGRGPVATLIVQNGTLRVGDSIVADTAFGRVRALIDDQGRSVSELSPSWVAAVTGLSEVPSAGCILMGVENDSIAKEYAQKRATYLRQKELSKSTKVSFDELSQMVAKGQLKSIPIVVKADTQGSLEAIKASLQKLNNDEVEINIISSGVGGITESDIALAAASSNSLILGFNVRPTGVVKIKAKELGVEIKTYSIIYGLIDDVKALVSGLMSPLIEEENTGQAEVRNTFMISKIGTIAGCMVTEGIIARGINVRLIRDGVVIHTGAIASLKRFKDDAKEVAKGYECGIMLENYNDIQVGDIFETYKEVQKAQVI; via the coding sequence ATGGCAAAAGTTAGATTGACAGAGATTGCAACTGAAGCAGGTAAGAGCTCAAAAGAAGTGTTGGAAAAAGCTAAAGAAATGGGCTTGAATGTCAAAACCGTCTCAAGCGGTTTGAGTGACGAAGAGGCTGCTTATCTGTATGAATATATCACTACCGGAGTCAATAATCATTCCAAAAATATTTCTAAAGCTAAAGTTGTTAAAGAAGTGAAAAAATCACAGGTCAAAGAGACAAAAACTTCCGTAAAGGAAACAAAGACCAAGAAAAATTTTGAAGAAACTTCTGAGTCTAAAGCGTCTGAAACAGAGCCCCAACCCCAAGAGTCTGTAACTTTAGAAGAGACAAAGCCTATTGTAGAGAAAATTGTAACCCAAATTCAAACAGGTGTCGCTAGAAGAACGGGTATTCGTATCGTCAAAAAGGGGAACGATGAAAAAACTCCTGCTGTTACAGAATCTAAAAAATACCAATATGCTCCTTCTGCTCAAGAGATGCTTGAAGAGTTGAGAAATGAACAGGAAAAGGGAACTAAAAAATCCAAAAAACCCCTTAAGCCTAAAATCCATAATACTCACAAGATTAAAGAGCATAAAATAGATTTGCTTAGTGATAGGGATTTGAAAGAAGTGGATGCATATGATGAAGAGCAAAATGAAATTATGCTTTTTGATTTGCACCAGCAAGATATTCGTGATGAAGAAGAAGAAAATCAAGTTAAACAAGCGATTACAGATAGGATCAAGGTTCATAAAAAAAATCCTTGGATGAGCGATGGGAGCATTAAAAGAAGCACAAAAAGGAGAAGACCTCCTAAACAAGAAGCTTTAGTCAAGGTTGCTCAAAGTGTCATCAGTATTCCTGAGGAAATCCGCGTGTATGAGTTTGCTGATATTGCTGGCAGAAGTTTGGCAGAAGTTGTGAAAGTCTTATTTAATCTTGGAATGATGGTAACCAAAAATGATTTTTTAGACCGAGATGCGATTGAGATTTTAGCAGATGAATTTAAAATAGAGGTTTCAATTCAAGATACTTCTGGAGAGCTTGAATATGTAGAGCAACAACAAGTTTCAGATACATTAAAAGAACGTCCGCCTGTGGTAACGATTATGGGTCACGTCGATCACGGAAAAACTTCTTTGCTTGATAAGATACGAGATACAAGAGTTGCAGGAGGTGAGGCAGGAGGTATTACCCAACATATTGGGGCTTATATGGTTGAGAAAAATGGAAAAATGATTTCTTTTATTGATACTCCCGGTCACGAAGCTTTTAGTCAGATGAGAAGTCGCGGGGCTCAAGTTACAGACATTGCTATTATTGTCATTGCTGCTGATGATGGGGTAAAACAACAAACGATTGAAGCTTTTAATCATGCTAAGTCTGCAGGGGTGCAAATTATTGTTGCAATGAATAAAATGGATAAGGAAAATGCTAATCCCGATAAGTTGAAAGCTGAATGTGCCGAGCTTGGATTCAATCCAATTGATTGGGGTGGGGAATATGAATTTATACCAATTTCAGCAAGAAGTGGGGAGGGTATTGATCGTTTGCTTGAAACAATCTTAATTCAAGCTGAAGTAATGGAATTAAAAGCTGATCCTTATGCAAGTCCTAGAGCTGTTATTTTAGAAGGTAGTGTTGAAAAAGGAAGGGGTCCTGTAGCGACATTGATTGTTCAGAATGGAACCTTAAGGGTTGGAGATTCTATCGTTGCAGATACAGCTTTTGGGCGTGTGCGAGCTTTAATTGACGATCAAGGCAGGAGTGTTAGCGAGTTATCTCCTTCGTGGGTTGCAGCCGTTACAGGTTTATCAGAAGTACCGAGTGCAGGTTGTATCCTTATGGGCGTAGAAAATGATTCTATTGCAAAAGAATATGCCCAGAAAAGAGCGACTTATTTGCGTCAAAAAGAATTGAGCAAAAGCACAAAAGTTTCTTTTGATGAGCTTTCACAAATGGTTGCCAAAGGACAGCTTAAATCTATCCCAATTGTAGTAAAAGCCGATACACAAGGAAGTTTGGAAGCTATTAAGGCGAGTTTGCAAAAACTCAATAATGATGAGGTTGAAATTAATATTATTAGTAGCGGGGTAGGCGGGATTACTGAAAGCGATATTGCATTGGCGGCTGCAAGTAGTAATTCTTTGATTTTGGGTTTTAATGTTAGACCGACAGGAGTAGTCAAGATTAAGGCAAAAGAGTTGGGCGTTGAAATCAAAACTTATTCGATTATTTATGGGCTTATTGATGATGTAAAAGCTTTGGTTTCAGGATTGATGTCCCCACTTATTGAAGAAGAAAATACTGGTCAGGCAGAAGTTAGAAATACTTTTATGATTTCAAAAATCGGGACGATTGCAGGTTGTATGGTTACAGAAGGGATCATTGCTAGAGGTATCAACGTGCGTTTGATACGCGATGGGGTTGTTATTCATACAGGGGCGATTGCTTCGTTGAAACGTTTTAAAGACGATGCTAAAGAAGTTGCTAAAGGTTATGAATGCGGGATAATGTTGGAAAATTATAACGATATTCAAGTCGGGGATATATTTGAAACTTATAAAGAGGTTCAAAAGGCTCAAGTGATTTGA
- a CDS encoding transglutaminase-like domain-containing protein, with amino-acid sequence MKRRDFIKTGILGTGILMSSSILNANTSKTKKVSLDLSYQINFDSAQEVKLWIPMPITADFQQPSKIKIQGNYDLHKTYSQNGVPIVYAQYNQEKKPKNISIQMDLLLTQRNSKNSLNSKENLQTFLHSTRYIRTDGSIKELALKLKTTNDQQTVQNIYAWIKNNLDYQNAKNMKGIRKIQTKDSKVIFSGENISATTLFVSLCRACGIPSKEAFGLDLNHHQISFTSKAEVYLKQKGWVPYDVIAPIKNPTLEGSQQWLGNFVLLNYERDIKIEKSVLNSFDNAFALVDGDKLSYYESKHFIQNISYKQLS; translated from the coding sequence ATGAAACGTAGAGATTTCATAAAAACCGGTATTTTGGGAACAGGTATTTTAATGAGTTCAAGCATCTTGAATGCAAATACCTCAAAAACAAAAAAAGTTTCTCTTGATCTTTCATATCAAATAAACTTTGACTCCGCCCAAGAAGTAAAACTTTGGATTCCAATGCCAATAACTGCAGACTTTCAGCAACCTAGCAAAATAAAAATACAAGGGAATTATGATCTCCATAAAACCTACAGCCAAAATGGAGTGCCTATCGTATATGCTCAATACAACCAAGAAAAAAAACCAAAAAATATTTCAATCCAAATGGATCTTTTGCTCACCCAAAGAAACTCTAAAAACTCTCTAAATTCCAAAGAAAATCTGCAAACCTTTCTCCATTCTACTCGCTATATCAGAACCGATGGATCCATCAAAGAGCTGGCTTTAAAACTAAAAACAACCAATGATCAACAAACAGTTCAAAATATCTATGCTTGGATCAAAAACAATTTAGATTATCAAAATGCAAAAAATATGAAAGGGATTAGAAAAATCCAAACCAAAGACTCAAAAGTTATTTTCTCAGGTGAAAATATCAGTGCAACAACTTTATTTGTATCTTTATGCAGAGCTTGTGGAATTCCATCCAAAGAAGCTTTTGGCCTTGATTTAAATCATCATCAAATCTCTTTTACATCAAAAGCTGAAGTTTATCTCAAACAAAAAGGATGGGTACCTTATGATGTAATCGCACCCATAAAAAACCCGACCCTTGAGGGATCTCAACAATGGCTAGGAAATTTTGTCCTACTCAATTATGAAAGAGACATCAAAATAGAAAAATCCGTTTTAAACTCTTTTGATAATGCTTTTGCACTTGTAGATGGAGATAAATTAAGCTATTATGAATCAAAACACTTCATTCAAAACATCTCTTATAAACAACTCTCTTAA
- a CDS encoding ribose-phosphate pyrophosphokinase, translated as MRGFKIFTGSAHPEFSKELAKHLDAVVSKATLNRFSDGEINVQISESVRGKDVFIIQPTCAPVNDSLMELLIMTDAFRRSSANSINAVIPYFGYARQDRKAAPRVPITAKLVANLMESAGIDRVITMDLHAGQIQGFFDAPVDNLYGSIVFRDYVRSKRFKNPIIASPDIGGVSRARYFANQLGMDLVIVDKKREKANVSEVMNIIGDVEGKDIILVDDMIDTAGTMCKAADVLKSKGAHSVMALGTHPVLSGPAIERIEKSALDEVVVSNSIPLRQQCSKITVLSVAPLFAEVIRRIYHNESVNSLFI; from the coding sequence ATGCGAGGATTTAAAATTTTTACAGGAAGTGCGCATCCAGAGTTTAGCAAGGAATTGGCTAAACATCTCGACGCAGTGGTTTCAAAGGCGACACTCAATCGTTTTAGCGATGGTGAGATCAATGTGCAAATCAGCGAATCAGTTCGTGGCAAAGATGTTTTTATTATCCAGCCCACTTGTGCTCCGGTTAATGACAGTTTGATGGAGCTTTTGATTATGACAGATGCATTCAGACGGAGTTCGGCTAACTCAATCAATGCTGTCATCCCTTATTTTGGCTATGCTAGACAGGATAGAAAAGCTGCACCTAGAGTTCCTATAACTGCAAAACTTGTGGCAAATTTGATGGAAAGCGCAGGGATTGATCGGGTGATTACGATGGATTTGCACGCAGGACAAATTCAAGGTTTTTTTGATGCGCCTGTTGATAATCTATATGGTTCAATTGTTTTTAGAGATTATGTGCGTTCTAAAAGATTTAAAAATCCTATTATCGCGAGTCCGGATATAGGAGGGGTTTCAAGGGCAAGGTATTTTGCCAATCAACTTGGAATGGATTTGGTCATTGTGGATAAAAAGCGTGAAAAAGCAAATGTCAGTGAAGTAATGAATATTATAGGAGATGTTGAAGGCAAAGATATCATCTTGGTTGATGATATGATTGATACAGCCGGAACGATGTGTAAAGCCGCAGATGTCTTAAAGTCTAAGGGTGCGCATTCAGTGATGGCTTTAGGTACGCATCCGGTGTTAAGCGGACCAGCTATTGAGAGGATTGAAAAAAGTGCATTGGATGAGGTTGTAGTGAGCAATTCTATTCCATTGAGACAACAATGCTCAAAAATCACGGTTTTGAGTGTAGCTCCTTTGTTTGCTGAAGTGATCAGAAGAATTTATCATAATGAAAGCGTAAATTCTCTTTTTATATAG
- a CDS encoding catalase, with amino-acid sequence MKNVTLTNATGTPIGNDQDSVTVGPRGPMLLQSTWFLEKLAHFDRERIPERVVHAKGSGAYGTFTVTGDITKYTKAKIFSKVGKKTPCLFRFSTVAGERGAADAERDPRGFAMKYYTEEGNWDLVGNNTPVFFVRDALKFPDFIHTQKRDPKTNLRSATAAWDYWSLNPESLHQVTIVMSDRGIPKSFRHMHGFGSHTFSFINAKNERFWVKFHLKTMQGIANLTDEEAAAIIAHDRESNQRDLFENIEKGNFPKWRMCVQIMPEKDAKTYRFHPFDLTKTWSQKDYPLIEVGIVELNKNPENYFAEIEQAAFNPANIVPGIGYSPDKVLQGRLFSYGDTQRYRLGVNHTQLPVNAPRCPFHTTARDGFMQNGAYGSMINYTPSSFPGYKEDPNAKEPKLDLSKLEKETEVYDYNFREDDSDYYTQPGDLYRLMTPEEKERLCQNIKRAMEGVPTDIKKRQIEHFKKADPAYGKRVEELVL; translated from the coding sequence ATGAAAAACGTTACATTAACTAATGCAACAGGAACCCCCATTGGGAATGATCAAGACTCTGTTACAGTCGGCCCAAGAGGGCCTATGCTTCTCCAAAGCACTTGGTTTTTGGAAAAACTAGCTCATTTTGACCGCGAAAGAATACCTGAAAGAGTTGTTCACGCTAAAGGAAGCGGGGCTTATGGAACTTTTACCGTTACAGGCGACATTACCAAATACACTAAAGCAAAAATTTTTAGTAAAGTAGGTAAAAAAACTCCTTGTTTATTCAGGTTTTCAACCGTTGCAGGAGAACGAGGGGCTGCTGATGCTGAGAGAGATCCTAGAGGTTTTGCAATGAAATATTATACAGAAGAAGGCAACTGGGATCTTGTAGGAAACAATACTCCCGTATTTTTCGTTCGTGATGCACTAAAATTTCCAGATTTTATCCACACTCAAAAACGTGACCCTAAAACAAATCTCAGAAGTGCAACAGCAGCTTGGGACTATTGGAGCTTAAACCCCGAATCTCTCCATCAAGTAACCATCGTAATGAGCGATCGAGGAATCCCAAAAAGTTTCCGCCATATGCACGGATTTGGAAGCCATACATTCAGCTTTATCAATGCTAAAAATGAAAGATTTTGGGTTAAATTCCACTTGAAAACAATGCAAGGGATTGCAAATTTGACCGATGAGGAAGCTGCTGCCATTATCGCTCATGATCGCGAATCCAATCAAAGAGATTTGTTTGAAAACATTGAAAAAGGCAATTTTCCCAAATGGAGAATGTGCGTACAAATAATGCCCGAAAAAGACGCTAAAACTTATCGTTTTCATCCGTTTGATCTCACAAAAACTTGGAGTCAAAAAGATTATCCCTTAATTGAAGTAGGGATCGTAGAACTCAATAAAAACCCTGAAAATTATTTTGCAGAAATTGAACAAGCAGCCTTTAATCCTGCAAATATTGTACCAGGAATCGGCTACAGCCCCGATAAAGTGCTTCAAGGCAGACTCTTCTCTTATGGAGATACTCAAAGATATCGATTGGGCGTTAATCATACTCAATTGCCAGTCAATGCCCCAAGATGCCCATTCCATACAACTGCGCGTGATGGATTTATGCAAAATGGTGCATACGGCTCAATGATCAACTACACTCCAAGTTCATTCCCAGGCTATAAAGAAGATCCTAATGCCAAAGAACCTAAGCTTGATTTAAGCAAACTTGAAAAAGAAACAGAGGTTTATGACTATAACTTCAGAGAAGATGACAGCGATTATTACACCCAACCAGGAGATTTGTATCGCTTGATGACTCCAGAGGAAAAAGAAAGGCTTTGTCAAAATATCAAAAGAGCTATGGAAGGCGTACCAACAGATATTAAAAAACGCCAAATCGAACACTTCAAAAAAGCAGATCCTGCCTATGGAAAAAGAGTCGAAGAGCTTGTACTCTAA
- a CDS encoding outer membrane beta-barrel protein, which yields MKKMVSALSAMSIFLISNSLYADDIDEQIQKLEKENKLLELKQKQKELQAGVTNQNQNDKANQSKNAKQNSKNGFSVGIEGTLGSVDDELYDFNRTSKARVSTTSDTSTSFDLGLMMGYQHYFGQSQRHGIKVSGHIYSGFGNSWVKSGSSSAGSQDQVAKVSYIPIKIGLDVKYLWDFLERGKHTLGLNVGVGYQEDMYVSGKLEDQSPNSNTQDLKLNSIFSGNVYPVIGLHYYYSHHQFELMWRGGGALIGVSSESETLNNAESNDYINQKILSRSYLTFNYAYRF from the coding sequence ATGAAAAAAATGGTTTCAGCTTTAAGTGCAATGAGTATTTTTTTAATTTCAAATAGTCTATATGCAGATGATATTGATGAACAAATCCAAAAACTTGAAAAAGAAAATAAGCTTTTAGAATTAAAACAAAAGCAAAAAGAACTTCAAGCAGGAGTAACAAATCAAAATCAAAACGATAAAGCAAATCAATCTAAAAATGCAAAACAAAATTCGAAAAATGGTTTTTCAGTGGGGATTGAGGGGACTCTTGGAAGCGTTGATGATGAATTGTATGACTTTAATCGTACATCAAAAGCAAGAGTATCCACAACTTCAGATACCTCTACTTCTTTTGATTTAGGTTTAATGATGGGTTACCAACATTATTTTGGGCAGAGCCAAAGACACGGTATCAAGGTTTCAGGGCATATTTATTCAGGGTTTGGAAATAGTTGGGTAAAAAGTGGTTCATCAAGTGCAGGAAGTCAAGATCAAGTCGCCAAAGTTTCCTATATTCCAATTAAAATCGGGCTTGATGTAAAATATCTATGGGATTTTTTAGAAAGAGGCAAGCACACTTTGGGATTAAATGTGGGAGTGGGATATCAAGAAGATATGTATGTTAGTGGGAAGCTAGAAGACCAGAGTCCAAACAGTAACACTCAAGATTTAAAATTAAATTCCATTTTTTCGGGCAATGTCTATCCTGTAATCGGATTGCATTATTATTATTCACACCACCAGTTTGAGTTGATGTGGAGAGGCGGAGGGGCTTTGATTGGAGTGAGCAGTGAATCAGAAACTTTAAATAATGCTGAATCCAATGACTATATAAATCAAAAAATACTTTCACGCTCCTATCTGACATTTAATTATGCCTACAGGTTTTAA
- the queC gene encoding 7-cyano-7-deazaguanine synthase QueC, giving the protein MARKCVVSFSGGQDSTTVAAWAKKEFDEVVLVGFDYNQKHKIELTQAKLIAQKLSLPFHIINISFFSQIVESALLQNNQKNINDPHLTNSNLPASFVPNRNALFITIVHSFAQKIGAQHIALGVSEQDYSGYPDCRENFIDAIENSLNLGSETNIQIHTPLMHLDKAKEFALAKDLGVLQIVLEDTHTCYEGNRSNYQEWGYGCGVCNACILRKKAYEKYLKTYAHQH; this is encoded by the coding sequence ATGGCAAGAAAATGCGTTGTAAGCTTTAGCGGAGGGCAAGACAGCACAACAGTGGCAGCTTGGGCAAAAAAAGAATTTGATGAGGTCGTACTGGTAGGATTTGATTATAATCAAAAACATAAAATTGAGCTTACGCAAGCAAAACTCATCGCTCAAAAACTTTCCTTGCCCTTTCATATTATCAATATAAGTTTTTTTTCCCAAATTGTAGAGTCTGCATTGTTGCAAAACAACCAAAAAAATATCAATGACCCTCATTTGACCAACTCAAATTTACCCGCTTCATTTGTGCCTAATCGCAATGCCCTTTTTATCACGATTGTTCATAGTTTTGCTCAAAAAATCGGGGCGCAACATATTGCATTAGGGGTTTCAGAACAAGACTATAGCGGATACCCCGATTGCAGAGAAAACTTTATTGATGCCATTGAAAATTCTTTAAATCTCGGTTCTGAAACAAATATTCAAATCCATACACCACTAATGCATCTTGATAAAGCCAAAGAATTTGCGCTTGCAAAAGATTTAGGAGTACTTCAAATCGTGCTTGAAGACACGCATACTTGCTATGAAGGCAATAGAAGCAATTATCAAGAATGGGGCTATGGATGTGGAGTATGTAACGCGTGCATACTACGCAAAAAAGCTTATGAAAAATATCTCAAAACCTATGCCCATCAACACTGA
- a CDS encoding DUF448 domain-containing protein, with the protein MGQLIDFRKFSSQNAVRMCVCCRQRFMQSELFRLQINNAGIKLFDGNGRSFYLCEKCINSSKIIISLTKLKNAPKDKNIIKEQIEEIRIKWQKLD; encoded by the coding sequence ATGGGTCAATTGATAGATTTTAGAAAGTTCTCATCTCAAAATGCTGTCAGAATGTGCGTTTGTTGCCGCCAGCGTTTTATGCAAAGCGAGCTTTTCAGGCTTCAGATAAATAACGCAGGGATTAAGCTATTTGACGGGAATGGCAGAAGTTTTTATTTGTGTGAGAAGTGTATCAATAGCAGTAAAATTATCATAAGTTTGACTAAACTCAAAAACGCCCCCAAAGACAAAAATATTATCAAAGAGCAGATAGAGGAGATTAGAATTAAATGGCAAAAGTTAGATTGA
- the thrB gene encoding homoserine kinase: MTISVPATSANLGPGFDSLGLSLDFRNYFNITPSTLTSIQLVGEGEGFPKFRVDNMFVKIFKKTLSDLGMSERDFRFFFKNKIPISRGMGSSSAVIVGAISAAHYLVKNSLDRREIVNAALLYESHPDNITPAVYGGFNVAVVEHKKVYQLKQEIPQVLKAVMVVPNRSISTKYSRQTLPKRYSSAESVFNLSRASLMSMAFVQGKWEFLRLASKDRFHQERRMKHFPILFAVQKTALENGALMSTLSGSGSSFFNMCYEDDAQRLSEIFNKKFPNFRVFVLNFDNQGVVLEQE, translated from the coding sequence ATGACGATAAGCGTTCCTGCAACAAGCGCAAATTTAGGACCTGGTTTTGATTCCTTGGGATTAAGTCTTGATTTTAGAAATTATTTTAATATTACCCCCTCCACTCTTACAAGTATTCAACTCGTTGGGGAGGGTGAAGGATTTCCAAAATTTCGCGTTGATAATATGTTTGTGAAAATATTCAAAAAAACCTTATCAGATCTTGGAATGTCAGAGCGTGATTTCAGATTTTTTTTTAAGAATAAAATTCCCATTTCTAGAGGAATGGGAAGTAGTTCGGCAGTTATCGTGGGGGCGATTAGTGCAGCTCATTATTTAGTCAAAAATAGTTTAGATAGGAGAGAGATTGTTAATGCAGCTCTTCTTTATGAGTCTCATCCTGATAATATCACACCGGCTGTTTATGGTGGGTTTAATGTTGCGGTTGTGGAACATAAGAAAGTTTATCAATTAAAGCAGGAAATCCCTCAAGTGCTTAAAGCAGTGATGGTTGTACCCAATCGTTCAATTTCTACTAAATACTCTAGACAAACCCTTCCAAAGCGGTATTCAAGTGCAGAAAGTGTTTTTAATCTTTCGCGTGCTTCATTAATGAGTATGGCTTTTGTGCAGGGAAAATGGGAGTTTTTAAGATTGGCTTCCAAAGATAGATTTCATCAAGAAAGAAGAATGAAACATTTTCCCATTCTGTTTGCAGTTCAAAAAACTGCTTTAGAAAATGGAGCTTTAATGAGCACACTTTCTGGGAGCGGGTCTTCTTTTTTTAATATGTGTTATGAAGACGATGCACAAAGACTCTCAGAAATTTTTAATAAAAAATTTCCAAACTTTAGAGTTTTTGTTTTAAACTTTGATAATCAAGGCGTTGTTCTTGAGCAAGAATAA
- the rimP gene encoding ribosome maturation factor RimP translates to MHKELEDKLEQMIQTLGCELYDISFLKENNIDILRVSIMAKNGNTTLDVCQEVSELISPLLDVYDPISMKYTLEVSSPGVERLLKTTRHFRHSIGEEVFVKTMDKEEFEAILKSADDKGAVFETEAGEKFYPFEDLKKVKTIFRW, encoded by the coding sequence ATTCATAAAGAGCTTGAAGATAAATTGGAGCAAATGATTCAAACCTTAGGATGCGAGCTTTATGATATTTCTTTTTTGAAAGAAAATAACATAGATATTTTAAGGGTCAGTATTATGGCTAAAAACGGCAATACGACACTTGATGTTTGCCAAGAAGTCAGTGAGTTGATTTCGCCGTTGCTTGATGTGTATGATCCTATCAGTATGAAATATACTTTAGAGGTGAGTTCTCCAGGAGTGGAGCGTTTATTGAAGACAACAAGACATTTTAGGCATTCCATAGGCGAGGAAGTATTTGTAAAAACGATGGATAAAGAAGAATTCGAAGCTATTCTTAAGAGTGCAGATGATAAGGGTGCAGTTTTTGAGACTGAAGCAGGAGAGAAATTTTATCCTTTTGAGGATTTGAAAAAAGTCAAGACTATTTTTCGATGGTAG
- the rbfA gene encoding 30S ribosome-binding factor RbfA codes for MDKSIRLQRTESVLKEILQEALCSLGDIKLNALGITNVNCSKGKYYAEVLIHPDFHTQDEQKQILSSLKKAEGILKEYVLNSSGWYKCPRLNFSFDDSLEKTKTLDDIFAQIAKKKNEGKVDDS; via the coding sequence ATGGATAAAAGTATTCGTTTGCAACGCACAGAATCGGTTTTAAAAGAAATCCTCCAAGAGGCTCTTTGTTCTTTGGGAGATATAAAGTTGAATGCTTTGGGGATTACAAATGTAAATTGCTCAAAAGGCAAATACTATGCAGAGGTTTTGATCCATCCTGATTTTCATACGCAAGATGAGCAAAAGCAGATTTTATCAAGTCTCAAAAAAGCAGAAGGTATTTTGAAAGAATATGTTTTAAATTCTAGCGGGTGGTATAAATGCCCGAGATTGAATTTTAGCTTTGATGATAGCTTGGAAAAAACCAAAACTCTTGATGATATTTTTGCTCAAATTGCTAAAAAGAAGAATGAAGGAAAAGTAGATGATTCATAA
- the mnmA gene encoding tRNA 2-thiouridine(34) synthase MnmA has product MKVALLMSGGVDSSYSAYLLKTQGYEVLGIYLKLHDKEAKHQMFLRNCEKVSKNLGFEFKVIEAQEEFKKSVYDEFVQSYKRGETPNPCALCNPLMKFGLAMDYALKMGCEKIATGHYARIEEIGGIKRIREAKDKTKDQSYFLYAISQEAINRLIFPLGDMLKEEVKPKAFEVMPWLGSLETYKESQEICFVETDYIDILKKHTQVEEEGIVRNAAGKEVGKHKGYMQYTIGKRKGFSVKGAHEPHFVLGINPEKNEIIVGKKEDLATNRVEAINKSLLQNFNGGEFKVKIRYRSTPSEAKIIIDGDRIIAELKEPVYGVAKGQALVVYQDDKVLGGGVII; this is encoded by the coding sequence ATGAAAGTAGCACTTTTAATGAGTGGAGGTGTGGACAGTTCTTATTCGGCCTATTTGTTAAAAACTCAAGGTTATGAAGTTTTAGGTATTTATTTGAAGCTTCATGACAAGGAAGCAAAGCACCAGATGTTTTTAAGAAATTGTGAAAAGGTTTCTAAAAATTTAGGTTTTGAATTCAAAGTTATTGAAGCACAAGAAGAATTTAAAAAATCTGTTTATGATGAATTTGTGCAATCCTATAAGCGAGGTGAAACTCCAAATCCTTGCGCATTGTGCAATCCGCTGATGAAGTTTGGATTAGCAATGGATTATGCCTTGAAAATGGGTTGTGAAAAAATAGCTACAGGTCATTATGCAAGAATAGAGGAAATTGGGGGTATTAAAAGGATTCGAGAGGCAAAGGATAAAACCAAAGATCAGAGTTATTTTTTATATGCAATTTCGCAAGAAGCCATCAATCGTTTGATTTTCCCGCTTGGAGATATGCTCAAAGAGGAAGTGAAGCCCAAAGCTTTTGAAGTGATGCCTTGGCTTGGGTCTTTAGAGACTTATAAGGAATCTCAAGAGATTTGTTTTGTTGAGACCGATTATATTGATATTTTAAAAAAACACACACAAGTTGAAGAGGAGGGGATTGTCAGGAATGCTGCTGGAAAAGAGGTTGGGAAGCATAAGGGTTATATGCAATATACGATCGGAAAACGCAAAGGCTTTAGCGTTAAAGGTGCGCACGAACCTCATTTTGTGCTTGGGATCAACCCGGAAAAAAATGAGATTATTGTGGGTAAAAAAGAAGATTTGGCAACTAATCGTGTCGAAGCTATCAATAAGTCCTTACTGCAAAATTTTAACGGGGGAGAATTTAAGGTAAAGATTCGCTATCGTAGCACTCCTTCAGAGGCCAAAATCATTATTGATGGAGATAGAATTATCGCCGAGCTTAAAGAACCTGTTTATGGAGTTGCTAAGGGACAGGCGTTGGTTGTTTATCAAGATGATAAAGTGTTGGGAGGCGGGGTGATTATTTAA